The Solanum dulcamara chromosome 6, daSolDulc1.2, whole genome shotgun sequence genome contains the following window.
CACAAATGCAAATTCTTCACTGTGATTTGGGCGCATCACCTGAATATGAATAATcccaaaatttcataaataattgGCACCAAGAAAATACTAGAACTGCAAAATGAAAGCATCTAGGTCTCCGATACCAAAgctaaaatgatcaagaaaaagCATTGACTAATAGCAGGATGTATAGAATACATATTGCCTGAAAAATGTACTATGAACAAACAAAAGATTCAATACCAGAAGAAGAACCAACTAAGAACTAATTTCAACAACTGTACACATAAAGATAATCATCCGGACAAAACAATTCAGTGGGCCAAATTGATATATGATGAGAAAAGATATGAGGCGACAAAGTTGTGTTCTGCATCGTGATCTTGTATCAAAATCAACAAAGGTGAGCCCGACCTCTGATTTTCAACACTTGACATAACCACTCTACTCTCCTCCAAAAGATCAGATTCTAAGAAGAAGATAACCATTATGCTACCCAACCTTCAGCCAATTATGCACCAGTTGAACACCCACAGTTCCTCCAGCTACTTGTTCACATAACTATGACATAGAATATTCAGAAACAACCTTCTTTTCTATTGCAGCATAGTAGGatacattttaacattttagtTAGTTTATCTCCTTCAAACAAGAATCATACATTGAAGAGAAAGGAATTAACTTGCTTgtttcagcatatatatatgttaacaTAAGACACAGATGCAAATCCAAGTCCTGAATATCCAAAATTTTAGGTCTACAATCCCGTCTCCCATGTCATGCCAAGACATTGCTTCCACTTCTATGATAAAAAACGAAGGGGGTGAGATTGGAAATATACCAGTGGGCCAGAAACTTCATTAGCCTTCTCTTTTCCATACAAATCCTCAACCAATGCAACAGCATACTCGATGGATGTTCCCGGTCCACAACTTGTCACAACTTTCGCATCCTTTTGGACTCTTGACTCAACAGCAATGGCATGAGATGATAGTTCCTCCATAAACGATGGATAACACGTTGCCTATCAGACACCAAAGAGAAAATACAATTCTAACTTTCACTcccttcaaaataaaaaaatacttgaattttaAGTAGGGAAAGAAATGAATGAGCTAACTTTCAGCTCCTTCAAAAGCCCCCATGATCCAAGTGCTACCACAGGAGCAGAGCATATTGCAGCATACAACTTTCCTTTTTCAGATTGCTTTTTTACAATGCTTTCCAAAATTTTGGAGTTCCCAAGGTTGGCTGCACCAGGTAGTCCTCCCTGCAGAATGACGAAATTAACCAAAAAAAGAATCATCACTACAGAGGCTATTCCCTGAATGAGAGTTGAACAGTATCAAGAACATTTAAGTATCATACATCATGTTGGCTCAGGAAGCGGGAAAGGACATGTAAGAAGAGATCCTTCTTGCAATATTCATGATTTCCAGTTACTACCAATACAACCATAAAGGATTTACTTGCTTTTCTAATACAAAGGTCTGGAAAATGGACAAGAATTGCGTAGGCATCCTCTTTTGCTTCTCTTAGCACGTCTCTTTTGATCTCATTGAAAGAAACAAAGATAATGTAATGCAAAATTGTTAACTCTTTAATTGAATTGACAATTTTCATGGACACACACAAAAATGGACATGATAAAATAATCATCATAGCATCTGCGCTCTTACACAACTGATCGTAATGGTCTTGCTAAAACTGAATCACATAATAATGAACATAGACTTCTATAATTCAGGAGGACTTTATCTAGAATCCATACTTCAAGTCCTCCACCAAAATATCACAAATAAAAGGATTAACAGACAAGTAATATATACAAGCTGGCTCAAAATAGAAGATCCGATAAACCAGGAGTATAAATTATTCAGGTATTAGTTATTCCTAGCTTTATACCGGGAACTAAACAAATGGACAGCTTGAATCTGTTCAATTCAGCAAAGCCTAGGTCCAAAACTACCCCTGATTCTTCCCTATACTATGAGCTTGAACAATAAACATACCGGAAGCGAGATAAGGTCGAATTCAGTGTCTACGCAATCCGAAATTAGAACATCAGCTACGATCTTAATTCCATGCATTACTTCAATCTGAAGCTGATCCTCAACGGAAGCAACAGTAACCTCCGCACCAGCTCTCCGCAGTATAGCTATCGGCACTATAGCCTCAATCGGCTCTGTCCCATTCGCAATCGGAATCAATACCTATAACAAACAAATGTATTAAGGAATCGTAAACAAATctacaattattattatatatatttacttgAAATCGTTCGAGTAAACTTCAAATTCTGAATTCATTTTCCGAAAGAGAAAAGTATATATAGATGATACGAACCTTCTTAGTAGCAGAAGCCATGACTAAAATTGAAGTTACTCGAGAGAATTTTCTAGACTTGGGAGGAGTGGAGAGAGTGGGAAATGAGTGAAGTTTGGGGGTTTGGCGGAGTTTTATAAAGGAAGGGAAAGGAGTAGTGAGGTGTCGCAATATTGGTGCTGCCATTTTTATAAGACGCTTCTTGTGTTTACACGTTGTGGGGATGCTtgttaaatatgaaaatatgttTATTTTGTATTGTTAGACGCGAAGTTAAAAGTCTGGATATGAGTTTGATGGCCATTCAACATTATTTCCTTACAAAATTTGGCCCGTCTTCTTCTTCATCGCTGCTTCTTGCTTCTTGCTTCTTGCTTCTGCTGCTTCTTTTCCGCTGATACGCTGCTTCTTCggcttcctttttttcttttttcttttttaatttttttttaaaaaccaaTGTAACGGAATACTCGAAATATTATTAAGAGAATTTCATATCTAAAGTATGAATGTTTAAGTTGATCGAAACTGAATAGTAAATATATACTTAATGTAATAGATAAGTTATAACTGTATAgtcattatatattttttgaaaaaatggtTAAAATTAGGTTCGAATTATTCAAAATAGCTTAAACATATTCTTTGAttattttgggggtcaaatatACCCTCATCGTTATTAAAAGAGACCACAAATATCCTTTCACTTAACGATTAGTCGTTAAAGCTGACGTGGCAGTgtcatatgaaaaaaaatattcatatgaACGGCCACGTCaatatctgatttttttttaagttttaaatttttcttgaattttctacaCCACCACATACCTAGCCCCCCACCATCCTCACCccaaaaaaagttttttaaaaaaattttaaaagttgttTTTGGGGATTTTTACACCACCCACCCCAAGACCCCCACAGCCCACCATCtccttcaaaattttaaatttttaaccacttaaacttttaatttttataaattttttataaaaggtaaattaaatatgaagtagattgaatttttattttatgtggtGTTGTagaaaatttttttaaaataataattaatattaaaaaaaaatggatgGGATTGTGGAGGGAGAAGGTATGTGGTGGTGcggaaaaattagaaaaaaaattaaaattataaaaaatgggTCAAAATACCTTTAAATTAAAGAGTAAGAGGGAGAGAAGTTGACGTGGTCGttcatgtgattttttttttcatgtggtACTGTCACGTCAGTTTTAACGGTGAATCATTAAGTGGAAGGGTATTTGTAGTCTCATTTGGTAACGACGAGTGTATATTTGATCCCAAAGATAATTAAATAGTATATTTGAGTTATTTCAAATAGATCGAGGATAATTTTGATTCTTttccatatattttttaatgacTTTTGACAAGCCATAatatataatcaatatatatttcGTCTTTTGACTATTTCTTATGTAAATTAAATGTGACTATATTTATGgtaaataatcattaaatgatgcaCATCTCTTTTAAGCCAACAATCCCCACACAACATTTAGCTTATAACTGGTTTGAACGCGCAATCAAAATTTGTTCATTTcgaagaaaaaaaaaccgaGCTTTCAAAATTTGTTCATTTCgaagaacaaaaaaattgtTAGGGGCGCTTTTCAAAAAATACCTTTGAAAAAATAGCgccaataaattattttttccctGACAACATAATGCCACCCAAAGAAATAATAGCTTTAGCttctattgttatttttttcccAAGCATTCTACATTAGAGATGTGGGTTTTCAAGTAAGACAAAGGCAAGCACGAAAAGATAAGAGATAAAAttactataaaaaattaaaataaaattattaaataataaattaagataaaatGAGAGAAAAGTATAAGGTAACGGGCAATCCTACCAAATCGATGGGACTTTTTTGTCCGTAtctaataatgaatttaatgATATAAtgcaataaaatttaagtaattaACAACAGAAACATAATTTAAACTAACACTTACACCGCAATACAAATaagtaacaaccatccaaacaggctGGAAGTGCACACTGATGGCAAAGTTTATTATACGACAACTATGGGTGTACATATATGATACTAAAGACGGAAGACACCAGCAAAAAGAGTTAATACTTAGAAAACCATCTCCTTTGCTACCTCTAATGTTTCCTTGTGCCCAATAAACTTATCTGCAATGGCCAGTGCAAACTCCATGGTAGTTCCTGGTCCTCTGCTAGTAACGAGATTTCCATCAACCACCACCCTATTTTCTGCTTCGCTTGGATCAGAGAGTTTGTTGCACAAAGCTGGAAATGCAGTAGCCTTTTTACCCTGGATAGCAGGAAAATGATGCATGTCAACTAACAGACCAGAAATAAAGCAGTCAAATGCATTAACAGCGTAATGCAAAGCATGCTATGCTGCAAGATTTGCAACAATAAGTCCCTTGTACATTCAATAATGTAATACTGTTGTTTTTAAGCCTATTAAGATGAACCAATATAACCTAGCTCAACAAGGTTAAGCCCAACAAGACCTGTAAGTTGTGGCCTTTATATCCTGATAACC
Protein-coding sequences here:
- the LOC129892033 gene encoding protein DJ-1 homolog B-like, with translation MAAPILRHLTTPFPSFIKLRQTPKLHSFPTLSTPPKSRKFSRVTSILVMASATKKVLIPIANGTEPIEAIVPIAILRRAGAEVTVASVEDQLQIEVMHGIKIVADVLISDCVDTEFDLISLPGGLPGAANLGNSKILESIVKKQSEKGKLYAAICSAPVVALGSWGLLKELKATCYPSFMEELSSHAIAVESRVQKDAKVVTSCGPGTSIEYAVALVEDLYGKEKANEVSGPLVMRPNHSEEFAFVELNSVNWTFTSKPRILVPIANGSEEMETAIIIDVLRRANTQVAVASMEDTLEIVASRKVKLVADVLLDEAAKQSYDLIVLPGGLSGAETFAKSEKLVDMLKKQRESSKPYGAICASPALVLEPHGLLKGKKATAFPARCNKLSDPSEAENRVVVDGNLVTSRGPGTTMEFALAIADKFIGHKETLELAKEMVF